The DNA sequence CTACTCAGCTGCCTATGAGCCAGACAGGGATCATTGTTATCTAGGTCAAATATTGCAGAAAGAATAGGGGAAGGTTTTACTaagttcaaacacttttttttttcttttgggggcgggggggtggctGGTTACTGGGACACCTTTTGGCTGTTGCCATCAGTCTTCTTGTCTCTAAGCAGCAACTTTGAATCCAGAAGTGCTACAAGCTGCCAGTTCTAAAAAAAGAGATGCAACCCCAACCACCCTGTCATAATCTGTTATAAATTACAGCCCAGTATTTCCTGGTTAGGTTTTGAGGAAAGGCTCTGTAGATGTTTGAAACATGACGTTGTGGCTCACATGTCATATGTGACCAACATGAGGCAGCAAATCATTGACCGGTGGCATTGCCCACTGGTCGTTATGACGTACATTTTGTTGGATGACAACACCACAGGAGATGAAATTTTATAAACTGATGGAATGTTATCAAGCCATAAAGTTAtatcaaagatcctctatacacaagatagcgcattgccgttactgccaatggtatgaaatggtatacactgcCGGTCTcttaagtgggcgtggccgcccctctccccacatcgttttggaacatacaacactagatacagtacaactttcttccaaaaatacttaaataataaaaataacagtattattaagcaaagaagcaagttttattttagttttaaacttcattttatccgatgggaaaacgatgagagccaaatctcgcgagagtgtgttgctcagacagagacacgtctcaaacaaagttaatttttctcctaatctgtcggtctgaaaattgccattttggtatcagaatgttcagaaggtttgtggcttttgacaaatgggtcccatatttacttaggttactatggggcgaaggaattggtaataatctgtgctcacgttcacttttcccataggactcaatagactcaggacctacttccggtctcctaaaggggcgtggcagtcacgtgacacagatacaggaactcGAAcgttagtgggctgtctcgtttatagaacgtctctggttaTATGTAGTAAATGGAACTTTGAGCATAAAAGCCATACCCATCAATATCAGATGTGCATAATGTCCTCAGTCCCTTCCATTGTTTCCACCTCAGTTCTAGCTCTAAAAATCTAATATGTTAAATAACATACACAGTAGTGTCAAAACAAAGTTGACACTGATGGAGATCTGATAAATGTCCTTCAGGAATAGTTCCGGTTACTTTGTATAAAGTATAACTTTCCTTCATGCGCAGTACATATCAGCTTTTGGTTCTATTTCTGATGTTTATGATTTGTTTGATCCCCTGTCCTGACTCCAGAGTGGGTATTGCACTACACTGAGTTTGCCTTCAGCGAATTGATAGAGTTCAATTTCTGTGTGGGAAGTGCTTATCATACCAAGGCTGTTTACAGCCACACTCTCAGGGATATAGTGTGAAGGGGGATTATCGTCACTTGGGCAACTACTGTCTGTTTTGGTGAGCTTAATTGCTACTGAATTGCCTGCCAATCTCcaaaaaagacacacacacgcaccctCTGTCATTGAAATTTGTTTTGGGTTTCTTTTTGGCATCCAAGATGTATCAAGACTTCGGTGTCAGTGTCagaccaaaaaaacaacaaaaaaaaaccccaacaattATTCTTTCAGGGTCACAGGAATCTTCTGGAGCCTACCCCAGCAAAAGGgcagggtacaccctggacaggtcaacaGTCTATAAAAGAGCCAATCGCTTGCGTCTATGGACAATTTAGATTCTACTAGTTACCTCAAGAATGTGTTTCTGGACTCAAGAAGGAAACCAGAGCACGTGAAGAAAATCCACTCTAGCGTTccgagaacatgcaaacttaaAACAGCAAGCCCCTAGCTGGTAGTTAAACCACAAACCTTCTAACTGTCATGCAGCAGTCCTAACCACCCTGCTGCCAGAGATACAGACGTGTGCTACTGGGTCAAATAACTGAACCTATTGTTACTTGTACCCTAAAGAAAGAGATCAGTCCAAAAGAAGTTATCAAGATCATTTCAAATCATTTAACTGATTTTTGTTGATTACACCTAATCAACACATTTGACCAGTTTCTGTGTTCACTGATACATGACCTCAccattataaataaaactgcATTCAACTGTATTttattctacagaataataATGTAGTTGTTTGATTTTTCCGACCTGAGAATCAGTTCATCCATGTAATGAATTGACAGCCCTGTCATATCAGTTTAATCTACTTACCTTATTTAACTTTTAGTACAGTATAACTTGATATCGTTATACTTCCAAGTGTTAATGTTTGCTTTTCCTCGTCAAAGCAACACTGCATTTCAGGGTAATGGAGACTTGAATCTAAATCCACTGTGGAAAATGTGACATTTGCTGCATGATAATATGATGAAATGCAGACGCATGCGTCCAGTGTGTGTCTCAAATATCATACTTAACCTATATGTCATGTTTCCAAGCAGCTGTCTTTGTATCTTTCTTATTTGTGCAGCAGGTGTAGGCTCGACAGTGACCGATCAATACACGGAATCAGTTTATCAGGCCCAAGTATTCTCACTGTATCAGAAGCGTTAACAATATATTCGAATGCCGACTTTTATAGACTTGAAAATTGAATGCTTGATCATGTACCGGGGTCAGAAAGGCACTGAAGTGAGGAGGTCAATGGGTGCAGGAAGATTTATAGTTAGCACAGTGGCTGCTCATTAACACATTCTGGACCCTCTAATAGGTAAAGATCTGCTGCAGCGATTGTATGTCACAAGCACTTTTCCCAGTCTATATATGTGCTTTATCTGCTGCGACTGATTGAGGCAATTCTAGCTGTTgctttattagaaataaatcagTAAAGCAGTTAATGTTCCAAACTACAATATTGAAAAATTGTTTAGTAATCTTAGTAAAATAATTTACCACTTTCTATAATTTACAAATTGTAAAATAAATTGTTGCAAGCATTATTTGTCATCATGCTAATGTcatgtttgcagaaaaatgtgacatgtTTGTTAGGGGACTCCGGGACTAGCTCACTATGCTGGGTAATGCTGAACATGACATGAGGGACAACAAAATGTTGCAGTGACACAGCTGCTTTTCTTATATTACTGATGCAGTTGTGACCAAATGTTTTAGCGTACTTTGGTTAATCTGCACAAAAAATATACTGCATCCTTGTGTTGGCTTTTGTAGTCCTTTTGAAACAAATACTTAGGATTTTTCATCTAGTGGTCTTCACAGTCTAgtgcagcggtcggcaacccaaaatgttgaaagagccatattggaccaaaaacacaaaaaacaatgatgtctggagccgcaaaaaatgaaaagtcttgtataagccttagaatgaaggcaacacatgctacatgtatctatattagttagaactgggggaagattttttttttcattatgcacttcgagaaaaaacttTGTCGAGAAAatcgttgagaaaaaagtcgaaatgtcaagaaaaaagtcgaaatatcgaggaaatagtcaaaattttgtgtaaagattcgaaatgttgagaaaaaagtcaaaatgttgagaaaaaagtcaaaatttagagaaaaaagtcgaaatgtcgagattaaaaaggaaaggaaaaaggaagaaaaaaagagaaaaaaggaagaaaagaggaaaaaaagaaaaagagaagaaacaaaaagttgaaaaaaaggagcttttttgaaaaagctccatggagccactagggcggcgctaaagagccacatgcggctctggagctgcgggttgccgacccctggtagtGGATGAAAGTGAGATGTTTTACGGTACATCAACATATATGTTGATGCAATGTAGTGTTTCCCTGCATTCCTTGCACTTTGATCTGTCGCACCATCTGGACATTGTCGGGGCCATGTATGAACtcacatgtattttttttacttagacGACTCTTTTCTGCTTTGTTTCAGAACCAACTGAACTCACTGGGCTCTTTCTTGAGAAGCCACCAGGCAGTGTATCCGCTGTTGCAGGTCAGGTGCAGCCGTGGATGTGGATGAGGATTTGTTTTACACTGACAAGAAACTTTTTCCAACTAACAAGATGCCGCTATGTCTGTAtggttttcaacatttttgtaGGAACGGATGTGACGTTCATCGCCAAGGTGGACTCCACCACCCTGATGAGGAAGCCTGCCATGAAATGGCTAAAGGGCAAGTGGATGGACCTTGGCAGCAAGGCCGGGAAGCATTTTCAATTCAAAGAAACTTATGACAGAAACaccaaggtgtgtgtgtgtgtctcagtttGATCTGATCCCCCTCCTTCAGACATAACTTAGACACTAATTGACTATTGTCTTCTTGCCAAGATCTATACTTATGAAATGCACATCATCAAAGTGATCCCTGGCGACGCGGGTGGCTACCGGTGTGAGGTGACATCCAAAGACAAATGTGACAGCTCCACCTTTGAGATCAGCGTGGAGGGTGAGCAAATATGGACTCAGGCCTCTTGGGGATGCCACAGATTCTGCATGTGCTGATGTTTCCATCTGATCCAGCAATATTGTGTGCTGTCTACAATTTCTCTTGTTACAGCTGCACAACAGGAGCAGGAAGCGGATATTTTGTCTGCCTTCAAGAGAGCGTATGTAGTTTATGattaagcgtgtgtgtgtgtgtgcgtgtgtgcgtgtgtgcgtgtgtgcgtgtgtgcgtgtgtgcgtgcgtgcgtgcgtgcgtgcgtgcgtgcgtgcgtgcgtgcgtgcgtgcgtgcgtgcgatgGATTTGTAAACTATAACATTTTTCGGTACATTTGTTTATTCTTGTACAGCTCAATTCTTTTTGTGCAATCAGAAAATACTGTAATGAATGTGTGTTTCCACACGCAGGGATGCTGGAGAGGACGACGGAAATCTGGATTTCAGTGCCCTGCTGAAAGCCACTAAAAAGTGAAAGGATAACATTTATATAGTTCACCATCTCATCAAACACTTTTAGTATTTGATTCTGCTTGGATATCTCAGTCTTCAGTCCCATTTGCCAACACAAGCCTTTTTCTTGACTGACAGGAAGAAGAAACCGCAGAAAGAGGAACAACAAACAGATGTTTGGGAATTACTTAAAAGTGCCCACCCAAGCGATTATGAGAAAATCGCCTTTGAGTATGGCATCACTGACCTGAGGGGCATGCTGAAACGTCTGAAAAAGATGAAAGAGCAACCAATAAAGCACACCGAGGGTAAGTCACGTCAGCAAGGGGGTGGAGGGAGGGGAAGGAGGAGAGGGGTAATTGAAGTAGGAAGGAAAGGAGTTTGAAAAAGAATAGAGGATACAAGATTTGTTTGAAATGATTAGTTAATTCTCACTCTGTCTGCAACCCCAGCTTTCCTGAAGAAGCTTGAAGATTGCTACACTGTGGAAAAAGGCAAGAAAATTGTCATCTCTTGTGAGGTGCTGGATCCCAATGCCCAGGTCAAATGGTTGAAGAATGGCCAAGAGATCAAGCCCTCGGCCAAGTAAATGCTCAAAAGCCTAGACATGCACGCCCACCAGCATTTGTTGTTAACTTACACTGAAACAGTCCTTTATTAGTTGCACTCTTATGTTAAATATACAAAACGGTCTCCATTATTTAGCCCAAATTATCCCATTTACATGGACATAATGGGCAATGCTTTAAAAATATCAAGCTAAAATTATCTGTGTTCCAGTCGTATGGAGACGATTCCACCATcaccatgttttatttttaggcTGTCATAAGGAGCCTCCCAGTAGGTTAAGGGAGTCACGCTTCCCAGGCATCATGTGTTGAAGCACACTATTACACATACACCCTCAGGACAAAGACCTCCGTATCTGCAGTTAAAGTCTCGGAGATTAACACAAATGAAATGGTCCGGAAGAAAAGTCAAAGACATAAAATGACTCTGTTGGACAAAATTTAAACTGTCAGAGTATAACCTTTAAATCAGTCCCAAGTTAAATGTGATGTCTTTGTTAAGGAAAATTATGGAAAATGCAAGTATTTTTAAGAGAACAATAAAAGAATATCTAATCTGTCCCTTTTAAAGGTATATCATGGAGGCAAATGGGAATGTCAGAACTCTCACCATCAATAAGACGACCCTGGCTGATGATGCCGCGTATGAGTGTGTAGTTGGCGAGGACAAGTGTTCCACAGAGGTGTATGTCAAAGGTGcgtagctttttcttttttttttttcatacaaaCAGCAGTGTCAAAAAGAAGAACAagtaaaacaatcaaaacattaCAGCAGACATTTTAAGGATGTGACATGACAGAGATGAAGGTTTAACTTCTCTGTGGTGTCCTCAGAGCCccccatcaccatcaccaagcTGATGGACGACTACCACGTGGTCGTGGGTGAGAGAGTGGAGTTTGAGATTGAGGTGTCAGAGGAAGGAGCTCATGTCATGTGGTCAGTAAATATATCACAGTATTCTGCAATGTCAGCTCAAACTAACAGCTTTAATTCTGAAAACACATGCATAAAGATTCTCAACTTCATATCTGACAAGAATGTATTTTAATACATTATTATTGGGgttagttaaagcagcacaatgtaactttcagcttttgtggAGTTtagcggctcctttggacaaaacggtagtgctttaccagaaagaacactacgtttcccatgagcaccagccggaaaactcctgtccccgtcgcgtgcatttgttttgatagcgaatgaagacgggacggactttcaaaactacttttctgtttcaccaagtgaacagacggaacgcaaaaaaaagatgttaaactgctggaaaggaactggaatttaccgggataccttaaacaaggaagccagggagcggtatatggagaaaataatgattattaatggtttgggttcatatgaaatccctcctaaagagtggagctccgatgaggactcactgccgcagttctgcacaaccgacgtcttaggctaccttgtttaggagtgtttggcagctgctttggtaaatgtttgactcgccatgtgtttcaatacatttgtataatagtacaacatacagtacatgttttgcattactcttacttctcttttctttttttttgactgctatattatgctgaagaggctccgaggcgtgagcaatatttttgttttcctcgtgagattatttttttcctctgcagctacaaatagagttaatatcttttcctcaacaaactagttttatctgaagattggggttaatcgcaccgcagagagctggccagcaactgcgtttagctggagaagtggggaataaaacctgtgttttgatccgacgaatgtttggtcgttacagctgcgatccaagcgagccgacgactctttcactcttttactctgttatctcagatacttggcctgcgtggttcttcctccaagcaggtaagcggtgaaaagttaaaccattaggatcttttccccacgtctgttgtgtggagctgctgcagctacaacacaacaacgggttaccagcttctgcggagctctgcgctccacgccccgcccattttcgtctcgactacgaatcaggaaggagggggaagtgacgtatgccgtaaagcagtcaaagccgtaaaaatgtgtagttttttagtgtggaagggttcctaccatgcacctcaaagttacatagtgccagtgaaggcgatacagacccctcagaccatgacagaggtgtcattaaacctgttggaagttgatgtaccatcacaatgactctggaaatatgatattaaggtggaaaagttacatagtgctgctttaataaatATCTGAAAGCTGTGCTTAAAAACCTACAGTTAATATTTTCGTGGGATTGGAGCATCACATTTCAATTCCACAGCTATAATTCATTTGCTCATTTATTTTGATAGGCACTCCTTTAACGAAACTTAGAGCATCTGCTTTCAACCCCAGAATATCCAGAAaagctcagcttcctgattttccTTGTCTTTGTTTGACTGATTGTTTTGCCAGTTGGTACATTTATATCTTTTAATAGTCTTACAGTAACGCATGTAGCTAGCTTTAATTTTTGTGTTATGAATTTCCAGGTTCTTTGAGGATCAAGAGATTCACAGAGACAAGGAATCCACCAAGTTTCGCATCAAGAAGGATGGAAAGAAGCACACTCTTATCATCCAGGAGGCCACTCTGGATGACGTTGGGATGTACCATgcttggacaaatggggggcaTACCAAAGGAGAGCTGGAGGTGGAAGGTACCACATGAGAACATGATGACATCTTTCAAACCTTACTTCACTTTTGAATGCTATAGAAAAATCTAATATTTGAGTCTAAAAGGTTTCactgaaaaaagaaacatcacaATACAAACTGTCATCAATACAGTATTTAAGGGACTTTTTCCCCCGTGGATGAAATATTCAGTGCACCTTAAAGGTTGCAGCTGAATTTAACTGTTGGCCCAAGGGCTTCTCTGTTTATGCACAACTTAACTACTTGTGACAGAGTTTGTCAAGATGTTACCATCACAAACTGCCTTCTGTCGCAGGATACCTGCGCGTGTCTGTTTCCTGCCTGATGTGCTCTCTTGCTGCGTCTGTTGTTTTATTCAGAAAAGGAACTGGAAGTGTTGCAGGACATTGCTGATTTGACAGTCCGGGCAACAGATCAGGCAATGTTCAAGTGTGAAGTGTCTGATGACAAGGTCACCGGGAAGTGGTTCAAAGACGGAGTGGAGGTGTTGCCAAGCGACCGAATCAAAATGACTCACATCGGAAGGTGGGGATGACATGCGCATTTATGGATTTTCATTTCAGCTGAAAAACAGAGACActtttcctgtttgttttgCATCAGGCACGCCATCATACTATCATACTCTCAAATGCTTGTTTCAGGTGGCACCGGCTGATGATCGACGAAGTGAAACCGGAGGATGCTGGAGATTACACATTTGTTCCTGATGGATATGCTTTGTCACTTTCTGCAAAACTGAACTTCTTGGGTGAGAGAGTGCAAAGGTCAATCTGTGTATAAATGGAAGTTCAATTAATAATATCACcaactctttctctctctttctctgtcaAAACAGAAATTAAGATCGATTATGTGCCAAGACAAGGTGCGTAATCCTATTTTACCGTAGgtcaaaaataatcaaaagcttCTTCCCCCATAGTTAAAAACATCTGCTATATGAGTGCTTTTCTACTGAAACTCTCTCCAGATCCTCCAAAGATCCACCTGGACACCTCAGGAAACATGGTCTCCCAAAACACTATCATCGTGGTGGCAGGGAACAAACTTCGCCTGGATGTGGAGATCACAGGAGAGCCAGCACCCACTGTGGTTTGGAGCAAAGGAGAAGAAGTAAGGGCCGGACTTTtgatttaagagaaaaaaaaaacaagtggaaTCATTAAGATTTCAAAAATTACCATCAATCTTCACAGAGTTTAATGTAATAAATTGTTCTgttacattttttaacatttgctTCTCTGAAAGGATTTCACACCAACTGCAGTTGGAATGaaaagatagataaataaataaagatagtAATTGGTAAAAAGCATAAAGAAGAAATTAAATAGAAAATTTGAgttaaaatgtagttttgtcGACTTTAGTTCTTTCAACAAACTTTTGAATTTGCAAACTAAAACTATATAAAGAACCAATTACATAATTTTCTCATTTTATTAAATCAGTATTTTGTTAACATAAATGTGGAGGGTTTTTTCACGCAATAAAAAGTAAATCAAAAGCTGCATTTCGATGTTTGATCAACTCAAGAAAATAGGAGCCATTTCAAATAAACACatgaaattacacaattaatccAATGAACATACACCATTATATCGTTTTAATTTTGATTGAAATGATGCAGATGTAATTAACAGCTCTTTCCAACTTTAATAACAATTTGacgagaaaacaaaacaaatacagcAACAAGCTCGAATATCTGAAGACATAATAGAAAATGGTAACaatttttattgtatattttttttcatttatacaTTGCTGTGCTGTTCATGAAGACAGAAGTCTGCCAAACTCTCCTAGTGACTTATTTCTGCAGTAGGACCTTATCTGACAGCATTTTCAACACAGATGCCTTTAAACATCAGCTGTCCACACATAGGTAGGATTTCAGCGCCATTATCCATGAAGCTATTACATTTTTGAAGCAGTTTATCATAAACATAGCCAGCGTCTCTGCCTTAATGTAACCAATCAGTTTTGATGCCTAAATCTAACTATACTGCAAAAGCGCTGGGTAACGCCCTGTCCAGCATCCTCATGAAGACCAGTGGTGCTGACCAGTCTGTTCAGAAATAAACACTCCAGAACTACATTTTCTAAGCTTGTCAATGGCTGACTCATGAAACACATGTCGAAGAAAACCTTGACACTGGGATAATgaatacaaaaatgaaaaaaattaaaaaagaattgCCATCCAGTCAAGATTTTGTAAGtttcgtttcttttttttctttcctctgagagtatcttgttttctttcctctAATATAACACCTGTCACTCACTCTAcagttttttttcatctaaCTGTGTACTTATTATTTTTGACAAGCCCCTCtaattttcttgtattttaggCAATCACAGCCACCGAAGGACGCGTAAGGGTGGAGGCAAGGAAAGACCTCAGCTGCTTTGTCATTGAGGGGGCAG is a window from the Cololabis saira isolate AMF1-May2022 chromosome 19, fColSai1.1, whole genome shotgun sequence genome containing:
- the mybpc2b gene encoding myosin binding protein Cb isoform X10, with the translated sequence MPEPVPEAKPEGEEPTELTGLFLEKPPGSVSAVAGTDVTFIAKVDSTTLMRKPAMKWLKGKWMDLGSKAGKHFQFKETYDRNTKIYTYEMHIIKVIPGDAGGYRCEVTSKDKCDSSTFEISVEAAQQEQEADILSAFKRADAGEDDGNLDFSALLKATKKKKKPQKEEQQTDVWELLKSAHPSDYEKIAFEYGITDLRGMLKRLKKMKEQPIKHTEAFLKKLEDCYTVEKGKKIVISCEVLDPNAQVKWLKNGQEIKPSAKYIMEANGNVRTLTINKTTLADDAAYECVVGEDKCSTEVYVKEPPITITKLMDDYHVVVGERVEFEIEVSEEGAHVMWFFEDQEIHRDKESTKFRIKKDGKKHTLIIQEATLDDVGMYHAWTNGGHTKGELEVEEKELEVLQDIADLTVRATDQAMFKCEVSDDKVTGKWFKDGVEVLPSDRIKMTHIGRWHRLMIDEVKPEDAGDYTFVPDGYALSLSAKLNFLEIKIDYVPRQDPPKIHLDTSGNMVSQNTIIVVAGNKLRLDVEITGEPAPTVVWSKGEEAITATEGRVRVEARKDLSCFVIEGAEREDEGNYTIIVTNPAGEDKAMLHVKIVDVPDPPENIKCTSVGEDCATIVWDPPKFDGGAAVKGYLMERKKKGSSRWTKLNFDVYESTTYEAKRMIEGVLYEMRVFAVNSIGMSQPSLSSKPFMPIAPTSEPTRLTVNDVTDTTCSLRWLAPERIGAGGLDGYIIEYCKEGATEWVAANTDLCDRQGFVVRGLPVGEKINFRVVAVNIAGRSKPATMAQPVTIREIVEYPKIRLPRQLRQKYIRKVGEKINLTIPFQGKPRPVATWYKDGEPIDPKMVNVRNSNVDSILFIRSAEREHSGKYELVVQIENMEDRAAINISVIEKPGPPLNVKVTDVWGFNAALEWEPPKDDGNSEITGYCIQKADLKTKEWFTVYDHNRRTNCTVSDLVMGNEYMFRVYSENLCGLSEEPRHSKNTATIVKEELDSKRNPFKEQDMTCAPKFTQPLIDRSVVAGYSTAISCAVRGYPKPKIVWMKNKMILGADPKFLMQNNQGVLTLNIRKPSTFDGGKYSCMAVNDLGKDEVECKLEVHVAKDPEKQ